From Nitrosopumilus zosterae, the proteins below share one genomic window:
- a CDS encoding DUF5679 domain-containing protein translates to MDKWADYLISKVSYDSDHLISVAIRHQETEQGITEGKSIDRLTIASDIKNGLLYITIYNGKNSWKKGHKIKTFSISGTPYLRIDGNKVKLDYLGDIQELLIPKSDFSEQLESHQEPITEPEEDEATPEQLARLEQLETQIEQLESHQEPITEPETLPSPRGSLPKDSTEELPQELDLAPEPITEPETLPSPRGSLPKDSTEELPQELDLAPEPITEPETLPSPRGSLPKDSTEELPQELDLAPEPITEPEEDEATPEQLARLEQLETQIEQLESHQEPITEPEEDEVTPEQLTQLNDLQQQIDELENILSSNLNLSLDKSSKQIPKIRESEKPEDTNIEQKIIHTLQKQNQKLDNIEKKLHNSTIEKTLESNSLDAYCVKCKTKRNIENPEETVMKNGRPAVRGVCTVCKCKVFRIIKMKKN, encoded by the coding sequence ATGGATAAATGGGCTGACTATTTAATTTCTAAAGTCAGTTATGACTCAGATCATTTGATCTCTGTTGCAATCCGTCATCAAGAAACTGAACAAGGAATTACAGAAGGTAAGTCCATAGATCGTTTGACTATTGCTTCTGATATTAAGAATGGTTTACTCTACATTACAATTTACAATGGGAAAAATTCCTGGAAAAAAGGACATAAAATTAAAACATTCTCAATTAGCGGTACTCCGTATCTACGAATTGACGGAAATAAAGTAAAATTAGATTATCTTGGAGATATACAAGAATTATTGATTCCTAAATCTGATTTTTCCGAACAATTAGAATCACATCAAGAACCAATCACAGAACCAGAAGAAGATGAAGCAACACCGGAACAATTAGCTAGATTAGAACAATTAGAAACACAAATTGAACAATTAGAATCACATCAAGAACCAATCACAGAACCAGAAACTCTTCCCAGTCCTAGAGGTTCATTACCGAAAGATTCCACAGAAGAGCTTCCACAAGAATTAGATCTTGCACCAGAACCAATCACAGAACCAGAAACTCTTCCCAGTCCTAGAGGTTCATTACCGAAAGATTCCACAGAAGAGCTTCCACAAGAATTAGATCTTGCACCAGAACCAATCACAGAACCAGAAACTCTTCCCAGTCCTAGAGGTTCATTACCGAAAGATTCCACAGAAGAGCTTCCCCAAGAATTAGATCTTGCACCAGAACCAATCACAGAACCAGAAGAAGATGAAGCAACACCAGAACAATTAGCTAGATTAGAACAATTAGAAACACAAATTGAACAATTAGAATCACATCAAGAACCAATCACAGAACCAGAAGAAGATGAAGTAACACCAGAACAATTAACTCAATTAAATGATCTCCAACAACAAATTGATGAATTAGAAAATATATTGTCATCTAATCTAAATTTATCTTTAGATAAATCATCTAAACAAATTCCTAAAATTAGGGAATCCGAAAAACCTGAAGACACAAATATTGAACAAAAAATAATTCATACTTTACAAAAACAAAATCAAAAACTTGATAATATTGAGAAAAAACTTCATAACTCAACAATTGAAAAAACTCTTGAATCTAATTCACTTGATGCTTATTGTGTAAAATGTAAAACAAAAAGAAATATTGAAAATCCTGAAGAAACTGTAATGAAAAATGGTAGACCAGCAGTACGTGGAGTATGTACTGTTTGTAAATGTAAAGTTTTCAGAATCATAAAAATGAAAAAAAATTAA